The nucleotide window CTTTTACGGCATCCTGAGCATAGTGATAGCTGACACCATTGGCAATAATACCAAATTTTCCAGATCCTTCAATCAAGTTAAACTCGGAGGTTTCAGCAATGCCTTTTGCTCTGTTCATCTTCTCAAGCACTTTGACATGAAGTTGCCTTGAGACCACCGGAACAGTAACGCATCGGCCCGGATCTTTTTCAAATCTGCCTTTGGTTTGCATTGGTTTTATATCACCAAAGGTCACATAGGCATTGGAATGGTTGATTCTGGTAGTGGTTCTTAACAGTACCGGCTGATTGAGTTCCTCTGAAAGTTCAAATGCATACTTGATCATCTCTTTTGCTTCAGGTACGGATGAGGGTTCAAGCATGGGCAGATTGCCGAATTTTGCATAATAACGGTTGTCCTGCTCATTCTGGCTTGAAAACATGGACGGATCATCAGCTGTCAGGATCACCATGCCGCCGGTCACACCGACATAGGCCAGAGTCATCAGAGGATCAGCCGCAACATTCAATCCCACATGTTTCATCATGCAAAAGGTGCGAAGTCCTGAATTGGCAGCAGCAGCCGCAACTTCAAGAGCGACTTTTTCATTGGTGCTGTATTCAAAATAGAGGTCTGATTCCTGAGACATCTGAAAAAGATTCAAAGAAATTTCAGAAGAAGGGGTGCCCGGATAAGTTGTGGCAAATGCCACACCCGCCTCAACAGCACCTCTTGCGATGGCTTCATTCCCCAGGAGCATGATTTTTTCACCCGGGCTGTCATTCAATAATTTGTGCATCTGTTCTCCTTAATTTAAGAGCTGTTTATAATCACTATGAATATAACTTTTCCACGTCTTCAATGGATAACGTCAATATCCAGTTTCCTGAGTTTCCTGTATCATCGCTCGCCCTGTTATCTTAAATAGGATTAAAATAACCTTTTCAACCGGTTGTATAAAGCTTCAGGGTGAACGATCGCGTATCCTTTGTTTTTAGACTAATCAAATCAGCATGTTTTTGTCAAGTATTAATTTTAATTTTATAAGGAAAAGTTTTAAATTTTCATAACTATCGAAACCATATATATGAATATTAACTTATTTTATAAGCAAATTACATAAAAAAACCTTATTTTAATTTAACTTACTATTTTTTCTGATATTAACAACAAGACCTGTTTTTATAGGTGTTTTGCTATACTTTTTATACACGCTGTGTTTTTGGCCATCCTTGCATTGATTTATCATTGTTGCCTGTTTTTACCGTTTTAAGACGTACGGTTGTGTGCTAAACCCTATAAGGTTTTATTTTTTATTCGGATTAAGGTGGAGTTTTTTAAAGTAGATTGGAAATGATTCTAAAAGAAATAGACCTTTTTAAAGGAATAGATTATGCAATAATGGAGCAGACAGCAGATATCTGTGTTGAAGAGATCTTTAAAAAGGATGACCGGATATTTGAAAAAGGAGATGTTGCCGACTGTCTTTATATTCTTGTGGAAGGAGACCTTAAACTGGTAGTTGAAAATGGAGCTTCTATGAATTTCAGCTTAACTGAACCCGGAACAATATTTGGATGGTCAAGCATGGCAGAGTCAGGAAAATACACATCTTCCGGTTCCGGGGTCTGTGCAACTGACTTGAAAGCCGTTAAGATTGATGTGAACAAATTTGATATTATTAAGTGTTGCCAAGCAGCATCTGACAAAGATGTTCGCTTAAAAACATAATTGATTCAATGTCAAGGTGTTCAATAATGGTTTCGTCAAATAAGAGTTTTATGTCTGCTTCAAATCCGTCCTCTTCGTCACGGAATAAAAGGATGACCGGGATTTTTGGAAATGCTGTAAACCGGAAGGCAAGATCACAGGATTCATATTGGGCAGTAATATCTTCTCCGCCTGAATTTTCACAAGCTTGTTTGAGTTCGGTTCTATGGGATGCAAATGCTTTTTTAAGCGGAATTTCCACATTCTTTTCCATGGAAACTATTTTTGATACGGTATTGGGAAATTCCTTAAAGCTTTTCATTTTCCCTGCCGGATGGGACGATCCTCCCTGGGCCATATGGATATAAACAAATGTCTGCTCATTGCGGGTCAATTCGTTGCCTGATGCATCCCGGACGCTGTCTTTGGTTATCAGGAGAATTTTATTGAAGCAGGGAAGGGTGATCTGATCCATATCGTCAACGGTTGTTACCTTTGCTCCAATCCGGGATGCAATATCTTTTAATTGCATTGAGACCACCCGTTGTTTTGCCCATTCAAGGGCCTCTTTTGCCATGTCTTTTTTCAGCCATTTACCTTCTTTATATTGTTGTTCAAGCTCTTTTTGGGCCGGCTTCAAGATTTCCAGGGCAATGTGCGGGCAGTTTTTTAACGGATATTTTTCAGATACCACCATTCCGGCAAACGCAAGGCATGTGGGGTATCCACACTCTTTACAATTTGTTTTCGGCAGGACTTTTACATAAAGATCCACAACAGAAAGTGCCATGGTTGTTTCCTCCTCTCTCAGATAAAATTTGGTAAAATTTAATACAAGAAGCCAGGAAGAAAAAAGTATTTTGTCTAAAAGACAATCTGTCTGGCGGTTATAATCAATTTTTATAATAAAATCCCGACAAATTCAATCTTGATTTTTAATTTTTGTTGTGGGCAAACCAGGACGCAATATCAGAATGCAATACCAGGTTTGCCCGTAGCAGTTACTCTTTTGAAAAATCTTCTTTCCCGGCACCGCAAATAGGGCAGACCCAGTCTTCGGGAAGCTCTTCAAACGTTGTTCCAGGATCAATACCGTTATCGGGATCTCCGTCTGCCGGATCATACACATAACCGCAAAGGTCACATACATACCTGTCCATAATACATTCTCCTTTTTAATAATTGATTAATCATATTACATTTATAATTAAGCATAGAATTAATATGCTTCATCCATATCAAGATCTTCCTGTGTGACAGGCTCCTTGAAAAAATGATAGGCCCAGGCCTGATAAATAATGACAATGGGAATAAATACCAGGACAACGCCCAGCATGATTTTTAATGTTAAGGGGCTTGATGATGCGTTGAATGCAGTTAATGAAAATGCTTTGTCCATGCTGGAGGGAAAAAGTGCAGGAAAAAGTCCGATAACTCCAAAGAATATCGCGCCCACAATCGTTAATGCTGATGCAAACCAGGCTTTAAAAAAAAGTTGTTTTTCAATGAAAAAACGGGTTGCAAATAGTGCAGCAACTGTTGCAAGGATCACAAGGAACATGGCAGGAGTTTTAAAATAATTTTCATAAAGACTGGTTGTAAAATAACTTGCGATCAGAAAAATTACGGCAACAGGAACCAGAAAGAGCCATATTTTTTTAGATACCAAAATGGATCTTTCCCTAAGCTCCCCCGTGGTTTTGATGTTGAGCCAGTTTGCACCATGCTGCAAAAATAACAGGACAAATAAAACACCCCCCAAAAGCCCGTAAGGGTTGAGCAACTTTAAGGTGTTGCCATGATAAATGCCATCGCCGTCAAAGGGGATACCCTGAAAAATATTGGCAAATGCAACTCCAAAAAGAAGAGCCGGTAAAAAACTGCCAAGGAAAATAAAAGTATCCCAGAGTTTTTTCCAGCCGTTACTTTCGATTTTTCCCCTGAATTCAAAGGCTACTCCCCTGAAAATTAGGGCAAATAAAATCAGCATCAAAGGGGTATAAAGGGAAGAAAACATTGTGGCATACACTTGGGGGAATGCTGCAAAGGTGACGCCCCCGGCAGTGATCAACCAGACTTCATTTCCGTCCCATAACGGGCCTATGGAATTGATCATGACTCTTTTGTCCCGGTCTGATTTGCCAAGAAAAGGATACAGTGTCCCGATTCCAAAATCAAACCCGTCCGTCATAAAAAATACAGCCCATAAGAGTCCCCACAAGTAAAACCAAGTATATTGAAGTAACATATTTAAACTCCTGTAATGTTTTGATATAAAAGTTTTAGCAAACCAAATCGCAACTTTCATTATTTGTTGTGGCAGATTCGGGTCAAATACCCAGTATGCCCTTGGCAGTTATTTGGTTGCAGCGGCCTCAGGGCCTTGTTTGGCATATTTGCTGATCAGATAAAAGCCCAGGGCCCCTAACATGCCATAGACGACAATAAAACCGATCAGGGAAAACAGAACCTGGTTTCCGGCAATTGGGGATACGGCATCTGATGTTTTAAGAACTCCATAAACTATCCAGGGCTGTCTGCCGACCTCTGAAACCACCCATCCCATTTCTATGGCAATATAGGGCAAGGGAATGGAAAACAGCATCCATTTCAGATATGTGGGGCTTTCCATGAGCTTGTCTCTTTTGAACCATCCGTAAATGGTCAGCAGGATCAACAGTGTGCCGATTCCCACCATTGTTCTGAATCCGATAAAAGTGGGCAGAACCGGCGGACGTTCATCTTTGGGAATGTCTTTGAGTCCGATAACGGTTGCATTAAAATCATGAAATCCTAAAAAGCTCAGGATGCCGGGGATTGAGCCAATCTCAATCAGATTTTTTTCCCGGCTTTCATCGGGTATGGCAAACAGAACAATGGGTGCCCGGGTCTGGGTTTCCCAGTGGGATTCCATGGCAGCCAGCTTGGCGGGTTGGGTTTTAGCAACGTTGACACCGTGAAAATCGCCAACCAAAGCCACTATGATTGAAGATGCAAGGCCAACAAAGAGAGCGATTTTGAAAGAACGGGTGAAAAGATCGATTTCCTGCTTTTTAAGCAGGTGATAGGCAGAAATTCCCATAATGAAAAACGAGCTGACCAGAAGGCCGGAAGGAAGAACATGTAAAATTTCAAGAATGCCGTGATAATTAAAAAGAACAGCAAAAAAATCAGTCAGTTCTGCTCTTCCGTTTCTGATGGTATAGCCAACCGGATTTTGCATGAATCCATTGGCCGTCAGTATCCATATGCCGGATAGGTTACCTGCTGCTGCAACAACCCACATAACGCCTGCATGGGCTTTGGCTGACATTTTTTTCCAGCCGAAAATCCAGATGCCTATGAATGTGGATTCAAGAAAAAATGCAACAGATGCCTCAATGGCTAAAAGTGAGCCAAATACATCTCCCACATACTCGGAATATCTTGACCAGTTGGTTCCAAACTGGAACTCAAGGGTGATGCCTGTGACAACACCTAAGGCAAAATTAATTAAAAAAAGTTTGCCCCAGAATTTTGTCATTCTCAAATAGACCTCTTCCCCGGTTCTTGCATACTTTGTTTCCATGTAGGCAATTATAACTGAAATTCCAAGGGTCAGGGGTACAAAAAGAAAATGGAACATGGTTGCTGCGGCAAATTGTAATCTTGATAGAAAAACCGGGTCCATACATTCCTCCAATTAATAGTTGTTTTGATTTGTTTAAAAAGCTTTTTTTATGTTTTTTCAAAAAATAGCAAATAATATGCCATACAAGAAAAACGAGGTTGAAATAAAATGTTTAAAAGATGAATATCAGAACATTAAATGATTTTCAGGCTTATGGCAAGGGCGTTTTAGATTATTGGATCAATTTTGTAGTTATCTTGGTTTCAGAGTGTCCCATAGTAAAAATTCAATCAAATCCGTATCAGGAAAGCAAGGGATTTGAAACAATAGTGTGTCGGCTGTTTTTTTTGAGACATAAGTAATTTGTATGCAATAAAGTTATGAATGTATAACTTTTTATATGAAAGTCTTGAAAAATTCAAGCGGCAATTTTTATGTTTTGTTGTGGCAGGCAATTTGTCAAGGCTGTTACTGCGTATTGTCAGGGAGGATGAGGGGGTTGGTTTAAGACGGCGGCAGGAATAGAGATTCCTGCCGCCGTCTTTTTATTTCTTTCGGGTGGCCTGGGTTTCCCAGTCGGCAATTTTTGTGGTCTCGTAAATCTCTTCCCATCCTGTTATCATACCTGCTATATGGCTGAAAATCGAATGGCCAGTGGTTGTCATATAAACATGAATGATTAAAAAATTTAATAGAAAAAGTGCAACCAACATGTGCATAACGGCCAGAATTTCCAGGGAAAGGGCACCTGACAGATCATTATACAGATAGTATAGTAATCCTGTTATCATCTGTACCGGCAGCAGCAGGGCGGAGATTCCCAGATATGCCAGCCGCTGCAGCGGGTTATGCTTTGCCCCTTTTGATTTTTGAACCGGATGGGGTTTTCCCTGAAAAATATCCCAGGCATAGTACCGGATGACCAGAAAAAGTCTTTTGGTTGTGGGAAGATATTGCTTCCATTCTCCTGTTGTCAGAAGCCAGAAAACAAAAAAGGCAAACATGATCAGCCAGGACAGGCCCGTAAAATTATGGACATTGACGGCTGTCTGAAAACCCATTAACTGGTATGTGCCGTGAATTTCAAGACCGGTAATAATCAGGCAGATGATCATCAGTGCCTGGAGCCAGTGCCACAACCGTTCAAACCGTGTGTAAAGATAAATTTTGATGATTTTTTTATCCGCCATTTAATCCTCCTTGCCGTTGCGTGTGAAAAACCGTCCCAGTCCATGGAGCAATACACCTGCCAAGGCGCCAAAAACGGAAATCCAGCCAATTGCATCAAAAAGATCGGATTTGTTTCGTCCCGGCAGATACAATCCTGTAATATTGGCAAGTCTGGAATCTTTTCTGGCATGGCATTGGGTGCAGTTTAATGCATTTTCTTTTGGTGCCACCATATGGGTGATGGGAAACGCATATGTGGTTTCCACATAATCAAATTCTCCGGAATAGGGAATGCCGATGGCTTTGTTGCCGTGTTCAATTGCATCATTCATGTCAAAGGTAGTCCAATATCCGTTTTTGCCTGAGAGCATAGGGGCCAGCATTTTTTTGTGGATTTTATCGTAGGGTTGCTTTCCCCTGTGGATTTTAAATGGAAAAATACGGGCTTCGGGATCATTTTTATCCCCCACCGGGTGGCTCACCTTTACGATTTGAGCCGGATCAATGATGTCATTGGCCGTGGTGCTGGTCAAAGAGCCGTTGAACCAGAAATATTCAGGCACTACATTTTTTTCCCATTTGAATTCGCCTTTAATGGATTTGTAAATCGCTTTTCCAAAAGGGCCTTTTTCCTCATAGGGTTTGCCGTCTTTAATTTTTCCAGCCTTGGACCAGTCCCACCACATCTTTGTTGGATTCACCCTTGCAAATGTTGGAATATGGCATGCCTGACAGGAAACTACATCTGTATGGTCATTCATTTTTGAATCGTTTTTATGAGGTTCGCTGCTATGGCAGGAGACACAGGTTATTTTGGGTGCCAGATCATCTTCGATAAGGCTTTTTCTTGTTTCAACGGCAGGGTTTGTATAGATCCGTCCGGCAATATGGTGGTCCACTGTTGTGTGGCACCTGGTGCAGGAAAAATCTTTACCGTCAACGCCCATATGTACATCCAGCATACGGTTGGGCTTGGTCAGGGAGGTGTCAAGGTCTCCATGCTTTACCCCGTCTCCGCCGCCGCCGGTAAAATGGCAGCTGCCGCAATTTTTTCGTGTGGGAAGCGTTACCTGGGTGGTTGCCTCTTTAACTTCCTGCTGAATGTCTTTTGCTATTTCTTGGGTTTCAGGATCATTGTCTTCTGAAAATGCCTTGATGTCTGAAAAAGCTTCTGTAAAATCAAATCCAGATGAATTATGGCATTTCAGGCAGTTGACCTCACCTTTTATTCCTTTTTTATTCCAGCTGGGATGGCATTTCAGACAGCCTTTATCTTCCATGGCATTGCCTGAAATACAAAAATTATTGACTGAGTACCCGGCCTTGCCGTAGCGTATATCGTTCTTGTCTTCCGACGCAAGCCATGACCAGTGAATGGATTTGTGAAACTGGGTTGCAGCTTCGGAATGACAGGACAAGCAGGCTTGAGTGATTTCTTCTCCAGTTGTGAAATCTTTGTTTAAAGCTTTGATTTTTTTATGGTCA belongs to Desulfobacula toluolica Tol2 and includes:
- a CDS encoding cyclic nucleotide-binding domain-containing protein translates to MILKEIDLFKGIDYAIMEQTADICVEEIFKKDDRIFEKGDVADCLYILVEGDLKLVVENGASMNFSLTEPGTIFGWSSMAESGKYTSSGSGVCATDLKAVKIDVNKFDIIKCCQAASDKDVRLKT
- a CDS encoding DUF3786 domain-containing protein codes for the protein MALSVVDLYVKVLPKTNCKECGYPTCLAFAGMVVSEKYPLKNCPHIALEILKPAQKELEQQYKEGKWLKKDMAKEALEWAKQRVVSMQLKDIASRIGAKVTTVDDMDQITLPCFNKILLITKDSVRDASGNELTRNEQTFVYIHMAQGGSSHPAGKMKSFKEFPNTVSKIVSMEKNVEIPLKKAFASHRTELKQACENSGGEDITAQYESCDLAFRFTAFPKIPVILLFRDEEDGFEADIKLLFDETIIEHLDIESIMFLSEHLCQMLLGNT
- the rd gene encoding rubredoxin is translated as MDRYVCDLCGYVYDPADGDPDNGIDPGTTFEELPEDWVCPICGAGKEDFSKE
- the cydB gene encoding cytochrome d ubiquinol oxidase subunit II, encoding MLLQYTWFYLWGLLWAVFFMTDGFDFGIGTLYPFLGKSDRDKRVMINSIGPLWDGNEVWLITAGGVTFAAFPQVYATMFSSLYTPLMLILFALIFRGVAFEFRGKIESNGWKKLWDTFIFLGSFLPALLFGVAFANIFQGIPFDGDGIYHGNTLKLLNPYGLLGGVLFVLLFLQHGANWLNIKTTGELRERSILVSKKIWLFLVPVAVIFLIASYFTTSLYENYFKTPAMFLVILATVAALFATRFFIEKQLFFKAWFASALTIVGAIFFGVIGLFPALFPSSMDKAFSLTAFNASSSPLTLKIMLGVVLVFIPIVIIYQAWAYHFFKEPVTQEDLDMDEAY
- a CDS encoding cytochrome ubiquinol oxidase subunit I; amino-acid sequence: MDPVFLSRLQFAAATMFHFLFVPLTLGISVIIAYMETKYARTGEEVYLRMTKFWGKLFLINFALGVVTGITLEFQFGTNWSRYSEYVGDVFGSLLAIEASVAFFLESTFIGIWIFGWKKMSAKAHAGVMWVVAAAGNLSGIWILTANGFMQNPVGYTIRNGRAELTDFFAVLFNYHGILEILHVLPSGLLVSSFFIMGISAYHLLKKQEIDLFTRSFKIALFVGLASSIIVALVGDFHGVNVAKTQPAKLAAMESHWETQTRAPIVLFAIPDESREKNLIEIGSIPGILSFLGFHDFNATVIGLKDIPKDERPPVLPTFIGFRTMVGIGTLLILLTIYGWFKRDKLMESPTYLKWMLFSIPLPYIAIEMGWVVSEVGRQPWIVYGVLKTSDAVSPIAGNQVLFSLIGFIVVYGMLGALGFYLISKYAKQGPEAAATK
- a CDS encoding cytochrome b/b6 domain-containing protein — encoded protein: MADKKIIKIYLYTRFERLWHWLQALMIICLIITGLEIHGTYQLMGFQTAVNVHNFTGLSWLIMFAFFVFWLLTTGEWKQYLPTTKRLFLVIRYYAWDIFQGKPHPVQKSKGAKHNPLQRLAYLGISALLLPVQMITGLLYYLYNDLSGALSLEILAVMHMLVALFLLNFLIIHVYMTTTGHSIFSHIAGMITGWEEIYETTKIADWETQATRKK
- a CDS encoding tetrathionate reductase family octaheme c-type cytochrome encodes the protein MKNRYLIKRCLAFIATITFLYSFQTAIASPPQSGEEALGRKLARQAVKGSKRWSTIDHKKIKALNKDFTTGEEITQACLSCHSEAATQFHKSIHWSWLASEDKNDIRYGKAGYSVNNFCISGNAMEDKGCLKCHPSWNKKGIKGEVNCLKCHNSSGFDFTEAFSDIKAFSEDNDPETQEIAKDIQQEVKEATTQVTLPTRKNCGSCHFTGGGGDGVKHGDLDTSLTKPNRMLDVHMGVDGKDFSCTRCHTTVDHHIAGRIYTNPAVETRKSLIEDDLAPKITCVSCHSSEPHKNDSKMNDHTDVVSCQACHIPTFARVNPTKMWWDWSKAGKIKDGKPYEEKGPFGKAIYKSIKGEFKWEKNVVPEYFWFNGSLTSTTANDIIDPAQIVKVSHPVGDKNDPEARIFPFKIHRGKQPYDKIHKKMLAPMLSGKNGYWTTFDMNDAIEHGNKAIGIPYSGEFDYVETTYAFPITHMVAPKENALNCTQCHARKDSRLANITGLYLPGRNKSDLFDAIGWISVFGALAGVLLHGLGRFFTRNGKED